Proteins encoded in a region of the Vibrio ponticus genome:
- a CDS encoding efflux RND transporter permease subunit — protein MNLARYTIAKRTSVWVLIALILLGGYISYLKLGRFEDPEFVIRQAVINTPYAGATAQEVSDEVTDVIEGAVQSLQELKEVKSVSKQGMSEVTVEIKLEFAKSSADLQQVWDKLRRKVSDAQRQLPPGAGPSIVNDDFADVYALFYAVTGEGFTDKQLQDYVDTLRRELVLVPGVAKTATLAEQQETIFVEISSERLASFGVSAQQVFQVLQKQNVVTVAGSIDTRDMRIPVIPSSNIRSFDDLRNLQIGVGQDNQVMRLGDIANVTRGYQEPASMLMRYNGQRAVGFGISNVTGGNVVEMGDAVKARLAELDAQRPLGMDLHEISIQSDSVRASVANFIDNLIAAVAIVFIVLLMFMGVRSGVIIGFVLLLTVAGTLCIMFIEDIAMQRISLGALIIALGMLVDNAIVVTDGILVRLQQNPDEDKETIVSEVVDATKWPLLGGTVVGIFAFSAIGLSPSDMGEYAGSLFWVILYSMFLSWVFAVTVTPMLCFDFLKVKATKGEIKPGRMMTMYKALLAWVLRNRMISLMAILGLMVAAIYGLRYVPPGFMPDSQRPQFVVDVYLPQGSDISRTERYIAAIEKDVKAKDGITNITSFIGGGGLRFMLTYAPEARNTSYGQLLIDIDDYKKIAPLLVELQDELSVKYPEASIKVWKFMLGRGGGKKIEAGFKGPDSQVLRQLSEQAKAIMHADSNLIAIQDDWRQQVPVLRPVYSAEKAQRFGLTTQEINQAIAQTLSGRNVGVYREGDDLIPIVVRAPENERDHQRAVENTEVYSGTAGGFIPVSQLVDSVDVVWQDAILRRIDRMPTILVQADPAPGVLTADAFNGVRDKIEAIELPPGYELIWYGEYKASKDANEGLVISAPYGFAAMILSVIFMFNAIRQPLVIWLTAPLAVIGVTVGLIVFQTPFEFMAILGFLSLIGMMVKNAIVLVDQADVEIAQGKLPYFAIIDAATSRARPVLLGALTTILGVAPLLIDPFFKSMAVTIMFGLLFATILTLVVIPLFYALFFRVKVEQ, from the coding sequence ATGAACTTAGCTCGTTATACGATTGCCAAGCGCACCAGCGTTTGGGTATTGATTGCGCTAATTTTGCTAGGTGGCTACATCAGCTACCTAAAATTGGGTCGATTTGAGGACCCTGAATTTGTTATCCGTCAGGCGGTAATCAACACGCCTTATGCGGGCGCAACGGCGCAAGAAGTGTCTGATGAAGTGACCGATGTGATTGAGGGGGCAGTGCAATCGCTGCAAGAACTCAAGGAAGTAAAGTCGGTTTCTAAGCAGGGCATGTCCGAAGTAACGGTAGAGATCAAGCTTGAATTTGCCAAGAGCTCAGCGGATCTGCAGCAGGTGTGGGATAAGCTACGCCGCAAAGTCTCCGATGCGCAGCGCCAATTGCCTCCAGGGGCGGGTCCTTCGATCGTCAATGATGACTTTGCTGATGTATACGCGCTGTTTTATGCCGTGACAGGTGAAGGTTTTACCGATAAGCAGTTACAAGATTACGTTGATACTTTACGTCGTGAATTGGTATTGGTGCCGGGGGTGGCCAAGACTGCTACTCTGGCGGAGCAGCAAGAGACAATTTTTGTCGAGATTTCGAGTGAGCGTTTGGCAAGCTTTGGTGTCTCTGCACAACAAGTGTTCCAAGTACTACAAAAGCAAAACGTAGTCACAGTTGCGGGCTCAATCGATACGCGAGATATGCGTATTCCGGTGATTCCAAGCTCGAACATTCGTTCATTTGATGACTTACGTAACCTGCAAATTGGTGTAGGACAAGACAACCAAGTCATGCGTCTTGGCGATATTGCTAACGTAACACGTGGTTACCAAGAGCCTGCGAGCATGTTGATGCGTTATAACGGTCAACGCGCGGTTGGTTTTGGTATTTCAAACGTGACTGGCGGTAACGTGGTTGAGATGGGCGACGCGGTTAAAGCACGTTTAGCCGAATTAGATGCTCAGCGTCCACTCGGTATGGATCTGCATGAAATTTCAATTCAGTCGGATTCAGTACGCGCATCGGTGGCGAACTTTATCGATAACTTGATTGCCGCAGTAGCGATCGTATTTATCGTGCTGTTGATGTTCATGGGCGTACGCTCTGGGGTGATCATCGGCTTCGTGTTGCTACTAACCGTTGCTGGCACCTTGTGCATCATGTTCATTGAAGATATTGCGATGCAGCGTATCTCGCTGGGTGCTCTGATTATTGCGCTCGGTATGCTGGTGGACAACGCCATCGTAGTGACAGATGGTATTTTGGTGCGCTTGCAGCAAAACCCAGATGAAGATAAAGAAACGATTGTTTCTGAAGTGGTAGACGCAACCAAATGGCCGCTACTGGGTGGTACGGTTGTAGGTATCTTTGCTTTCAGTGCGATTGGCCTATCCCCTTCGGATATGGGGGAATACGCCGGCTCGCTATTTTGGGTAATTCTTTACTCTATGTTCTTAAGCTGGGTGTTTGCGGTGACCGTGACGCCAATGCTCTGCTTTGACTTCCTGAAAGTGAAAGCGACCAAAGGCGAGATTAAGCCGGGTCGTATGATGACCATGTACAAAGCGTTGCTCGCTTGGGTACTGCGTAATCGCATGATTAGCTTAATGGCGATCCTTGGTTTGATGGTTGCGGCTATTTATGGTCTGCGTTACGTGCCTCCGGGCTTTATGCCAGACTCTCAGCGTCCGCAGTTTGTTGTTGATGTCTACTTGCCACAAGGTTCTGATATCAGCCGTACTGAGCGTTATATCGCGGCGATTGAGAAAGACGTAAAAGCCAAAGATGGCATCACCAACATCACCAGCTTTATTGGTGGTGGCGGTCTACGCTTTATGCTGACTTACGCACCAGAAGCGCGTAACACCAGCTACGGTCAGTTGTTGATTGATATTGATGACTACAAGAAAATCGCGCCATTACTGGTTGAACTGCAAGATGAGTTGTCAGTGAAATACCCAGAAGCGTCGATCAAAGTATGGAAATTCATGCTAGGTCGCGGTGGCGGTAAGAAGATTGAAGCCGGCTTTAAAGGTCCTGATAGCCAAGTGTTACGTCAGCTATCTGAGCAAGCCAAAGCGATTATGCATGCTGACAGCAACCTGATCGCGATTCAAGATGATTGGCGTCAACAAGTGCCAGTGTTGCGTCCGGTTTATTCAGCAGAAAAAGCGCAGCGCTTTGGTTTGACTACGCAAGAGATTAACCAAGCCATTGCACAAACGCTGTCTGGTCGTAATGTCGGTGTATACCGCGAGGGTGATGACTTGATCCCAATCGTTGTGCGAGCGCCAGAAAACGAGCGTGATCATCAGCGTGCGGTTGAAAACACCGAAGTGTATAGCGGAACCGCTGGTGGCTTCATCCCTGTGAGTCAATTGGTCGATTCCGTCGATGTGGTATGGCAAGACGCGATTTTACGTCGTATCGACCGCATGCCAACGATTTTGGTACAAGCTGACCCGGCACCTGGCGTGCTGACAGCGGATGCCTTTAATGGCGTGCGTGACAAGATTGAGGCGATTGAGTTGCCACCAGGCTATGAGCTGATTTGGTACGGTGAATACAAGGCATCTAAAGATGCCAATGAAGGTCTAGTTATTTCAGCGCCATACGGTTTTGCGGCGATGATTTTGTCGGTGATCTTTATGTTTAACGCGATTCGCCAGCCGTTAGTAATTTGGTTAACAGCACCACTAGCAGTGATTGGCGTGACCGTTGGCTTGATTGTATTCCAAACGCCATTTGAGTTTATGGCAATTTTAGGCTTCCTCAGCTTGATAGGTATGATGGTGAAAAACGCCATCGTGCTAGTGGATCAAGCCGATGTTGAGATAGCGCAAGGTAAACTGCCGTACTTTGCGATTATCGATGCGGCGACGAGCCGTGCGCGCCCAGTTTTACTGGGGGCATTGACTACCATCTTAGGTGTGGCTCCGCTACTTATTGACCCGTTCTTTAAGAGTATGGCGGTAACTATTATGTTTGGTTTGCTATTCGCAACTATCCTCACTCTGGTGGTCATTCCGTTATTTTATGCTCTCTTTTTTAGAGTCAAAGTAGAGCAATAA
- a CDS encoding efflux RND transporter periplasmic adaptor subunit → MKKAHKSSARIALNKLALAIGLSVASLSLVGCGEEATAPTETAPVVKPALTEVVAASRSDSLSFNGVVRAAERADLSFRVGGLINELLVNEGDRVIKGQVLARLDSRDAQTALASAKLELSNVEVEYQRAKAIYEKSKAISKSQLDEITTRYNLAKNRRDEAQRQLDYTEIKAPFDGIIGRRFVDNFVQVQANAPVFILHDLDDLEVVIYIPDSVMLSSVAGTEAKAEVSAIPNHLFDLKLRTYATQADPVSQTYAVVLGFENLDGYRVLPGMTAKVIPAEVEDQALATTITLPIIAVIPDNQGKQYVWVVGAGNKVEKRYVDVGALSRDRVVIKDNLKAGEQVVIAGMSSLQDGMEIRPMTNGNNGAQ, encoded by the coding sequence GTGAAAAAGGCGCACAAATCATCTGCAAGAATTGCATTGAACAAACTCGCACTAGCGATTGGTTTATCTGTTGCTAGTTTATCATTAGTTGGTTGTGGTGAAGAGGCGACTGCGCCTACAGAAACAGCCCCAGTAGTTAAACCTGCTTTGACGGAAGTTGTTGCGGCAAGCCGTAGTGACAGCCTCAGTTTTAATGGCGTTGTGCGAGCCGCAGAAAGAGCGGACTTGTCATTCCGTGTCGGTGGCTTGATCAATGAGCTACTGGTCAATGAAGGCGATCGTGTGATCAAAGGTCAAGTATTGGCACGTTTAGACTCGCGTGATGCCCAAACGGCTTTAGCATCAGCAAAGCTTGAGCTGTCTAACGTTGAAGTGGAATACCAGCGCGCTAAAGCGATTTACGAGAAGAGCAAAGCGATCTCGAAAAGCCAACTTGATGAAATTACCACTCGCTACAATCTAGCCAAAAACCGTCGTGATGAAGCTCAGCGTCAGCTAGATTACACCGAAATCAAAGCACCATTTGATGGCATTATTGGTCGCCGCTTTGTCGACAATTTCGTCCAAGTTCAAGCTAATGCACCGGTGTTTATTTTGCATGATCTTGATGATCTAGAAGTAGTTATTTACATCCCTGATAGCGTGATGTTGTCGTCTGTTGCGGGAACAGAAGCCAAAGCTGAAGTGAGCGCGATTCCTAACCATCTGTTTGATCTTAAGTTGAGAACCTACGCGACTCAGGCGGATCCTGTCAGCCAAACCTATGCAGTAGTACTTGGTTTTGAGAACCTTGACGGCTATCGAGTGTTGCCGGGTATGACAGCAAAAGTAATTCCAGCGGAAGTAGAAGATCAAGCGCTCGCGACGACCATCACGCTGCCAATTATTGCGGTTATTCCTGATAACCAAGGTAAACAATATGTATGGGTTGTCGGCGCAGGCAATAAAGTCGAGAAACGTTACGTCGATGTCGGGGCGTTAAGTCGCGATCGTGTAGTGATCAAAGACAACTTAAAAGCGGGCGAGCAGGTAGTAATTGCCGGTATGTCGAGTTTGCAAGATGGTATGGAAATCCGTCCTATGACCAATGGTAACAACGGAGCTCAATAA
- a CDS encoding TetR/AcrR family transcriptional regulator, which yields MTRSEQKRIAIIDAAKQEFIENGFLAANMNNISTAAEVSKRTLYRHFESKELLFEAVLAEIQENSVRNRDYPFNPSQPLDEQLRKVTYQEIDVMYQTYGIALSRTIIMEFFRQPELAKSMTQKLYRTRAVSHWFEQAIAANKLEAPDLTTITNVYVSVFQGLLFWPQVLDLLPLPEGELLDQKVDTIVTTVLRAFAPQN from the coding sequence ATGACACGCTCGGAGCAGAAGCGAATCGCAATTATTGACGCGGCAAAGCAAGAGTTTATAGAAAATGGATTTTTAGCCGCGAATATGAATAACATTAGTACGGCAGCGGAAGTTTCGAAGCGCACTTTGTATCGACATTTTGAAAGTAAAGAGCTGCTATTTGAAGCAGTTCTTGCCGAAATCCAAGAAAATAGCGTACGCAATCGCGACTACCCGTTTAACCCTAGTCAGCCACTGGATGAGCAACTGCGAAAAGTCACTTACCAAGAAATTGATGTCATGTATCAAACCTACGGGATTGCGCTTTCTCGCACCATTATTATGGAATTTTTCCGTCAGCCTGAGCTCGCCAAAAGCATGACTCAAAAGCTATATCGGACTCGAGCAGTCAGTCACTGGTTTGAACAAGCCATCGCGGCGAACAAACTCGAAGCGCCCGATTTAACTACCATCACCAACGTCTACGTGAGCGTATTCCAAGGGTTACTATTTTGGCCGCAAGTACTCGATTTACTGCCTCTGCCAGAAGGCGAACTGCTCGACCAAAAGGTGGATACTATCGTTACTACTGTTTTACGTGCTTTTGCCCCGCAAAATTAA